A genomic window from Lotus japonicus ecotype B-129 chromosome 1, LjGifu_v1.2 includes:
- the LOC130710701 gene encoding protein NRT1/ PTR FAMILY 5.1-like: protein MEAQAHTLDGTVDLGGRPVISSVTVKWKACTFILVYQVFERFAYYGIGADLVNYMTVHLHKNVVTSITSVSNWSGLSWITPILGAYIADSYLGRFWTITLSLLIYAMGLGLLVLTSSLKGLGPTCENGVCKEASNFQLAFFYLSIYTIAIGSGAVKPNMSTFGADQFDDFKPGEKEHKVSFFNWWVFTTACGTLASTLFVVYIEEKFGWALGYAISAIGFLVAFIAFFLGTPMYRHKSRKARSSAKGFIRVPVVAFRNRKLQVPSNPSELHEFEMEHYVSSGRRKLHHTPCFRFLDKAAITESNTDNSNPPCTVTQVEKAKVVIGMFHIWLLMLIPSNFWAVEVTIFVKQGTTMDRSLGPHFHFPAASLWSFAVFTMVISLPIYDNFFIPFMRRHTGNHRGVKLLQRVGIGIAIQIIGIAVTYAVEIQRMHVIRKHNIVGPKEVVPMSIFWLLPQNVIFGVANTFLTSGLLEFFYDQSPEEMKVLGTTFYTSTMAGGNYFNSFLVTVVDKVTRKMCDHSWIGDNLNESHLDHYYAFLFVIAIFNFGVFLWVSNGYIYKKECTSTTEPNDGFCT, encoded by the exons ATGGAAGCCCAAGCTCACACTCTAGACGGCACAGTGGATCTTGGTGGACGCCCTGTGATTTCTTCTGTAACTGTGAAATGGAAAGCCTGCACTTTCATTCTTG TTTACCAAGTATTCGAAAGATTTGCATACTATGGTATAGGTGCCGATTTGGTGAATTACATGACAGTCCATCTCCACAAAAACGTGGTAACATCAATAACCAGCGTGAGCAACTGGTCTGGTTTATCATGGATAACTCCAATCCTTGGTGCTTACATAGCAGATTCTTACTTGGGTCGCTTTTGGACTATCACTCTTTCCTTGCTTATTTATGCCATG GGACTCGGACTGCTTGTCCTTACATCTTCACTAAAGGGCTTGGGACCAACATGTGAAAATGGAGTTTGCAAAGAAGCATCTAACTTCCAACTAGCATTTTTCTACTTATCAATTTACACTATTGCAATTGGAAGTGGTGCAGTGAAGCCCAACATGTCAACTTTTGGTGCTGATCAATTTGATGACTTCAAGCCAGGAGAAAAAGAGCACAAAGTTTCATTCTTTAACTGGTGGGTATTTACCACTGCATGTGGCACTTTAGCTTCCACCCTGTTTGTTGTGTACATTGAAGAGAAATTTGGATGGGCTTTAGGGTATGCAATATCAGCTATTGGTTTTCTAGTTGCCTTTATTGCCTTCTTTTTGGGCACACCAATGTATAGGCATAAATCTAGAAAGGCCAGAAGCTCTGCAAAGGGCTTTATCAGAGTCCCGGTTGTTGCTTTCAGAAATAGAAAGCTCCAGGTTCCTAGTAACCCTTCAGAACTGCATGAGTTTGAGATGGAACATTATGTTAGTAGCGGAAGACGAAAACTTCATCACACGCCTTGTTTCAG GTTCTTAGACAAGGCTGCAATTACAGAAAGCAATACAGATAACTCGAATCCCCCATGCACAGTGACTCAAGTAGAGAAAGCCAAGGTTGTTATAGGAATGTTTCATATATGGTTACTAATGCTGATTCCTAGCAACTTCTGGGCAGTAGAAGTAACCATATTTGTCAAGCAAGGCACAACAATGGATAGGAGCCTGGGCCCCCACTTCCATTTCCCAGCAGCCTCACTCTGGAGCTTTGCAGTGTTCACCATGGTCATTTCTCTGCCCATCTATGACAACTTCTTCATACCATTCATGCGCCGACATACTGGAAATCACAGAGGAGTCAAATTgcttcagagggttggcataGGAATTGCCATCCAAATCATAGGTATTGCAGTCACTTATGCTGTAGAAATTCAAAGAATGCATGTCATAAGGAAGCATAACATAGTTGGGCCTAAAGAAGTAGTTCCTATGAGCATATTCTGGTTATTGCCTCAAAATGTTATATTTGGTGTTGCAAACACATTCCTGACTTCTGGATTGCTAGAGTTTTTCTATGATCAATCCCCTGAAGAAATGAAAGTTCTTGGCACAACATTCTATACGAGCACAATGGCTGGTGGGAACTACTTTAACAGCTTTCTAGTGACTGTGGTTGATAAAGTTACAAGGAAGATGTGTGACCATAGCTGGATAGGCGACAACTTGAATGAAAGTCACCTAGATCACTATTATGCCTTTCTTTTTGTGATAGCTATATTTAATTTTGGGGTATTTCTGTGGGTGTCAAATGGGTACATTTACAAGAAAGAATGTACAAGTACAACAGAGCCTAATGACGGCTTTTGTACCTAA